In the Desulfuromonas sp. DDH964 genome, GTAGGTATTGTGGTGAATATCATTGCCGGCCACTTCGATGTTGACCGTGGAGAAACGCACGCCGTCGACATTGTAACGGAACTCCGAGTTTACGATGCGGGCCTTGCAAAAATGGACCTGAACACCGCTGTAGGCATATTCCGAAATGATATGCTCCAGCTCGGCGCTGCGGGCAAAGTCGCAATAGATGAATTTCCAGTCGGCCGGCGCCGGCCGGGCCGCACCGCTGGTGAAGAGGATCGGGTGCCGCGCGGTGCCGACCGCACTGAGAGCCCCCTCGACCCGCAGCTCGCTGTCCCCGATCCCATCCTGGTCCATATCGTAGGGGAGGAATACCACTCGCGTTCCCGGGGTAATTTCCAGAGCGCCTTCCTTGCGGACGGTGACCACGCCACGGATGCGAACTTCACCACTCCAGCGCTCCGTCCCGCTGATGACGGCGTCCCCCAATTCCAGGACCGGGCGCGGCCCGAGACACCCTGTCAAAAACATCAGAAGGAGAAAGGGGATCCCGAGTCGGCTAATGATAGTGGGCATCATCGACTGCCGGCGGCGCCTCGGTTGCCACCGGTCCATGCTGCTCTTCATAGCGCCGCAGATTTTCCTGCAGCGCACCGATCAGCCGCCTTAGGTGGCGCGGTGAGGTAATAATCCGGCTGCGCACCTTGGCTTTGGGCAGCTGCGGCTGGACATAAATGAAATCGATGGTGAACTCGGTTTCGGTGTGGTTGACCAGCGCCAGGTTGGAGTAGACCCCCTGGGCCGTCTCGTCATCGAGCTGGATTTCCAGTTTTACCGCAGCTGCTTTTTTGTCTGCCACAGGAACCTCCTTGGATTATTGCAGGGCAATCGGTTCGACCCGGATATTTAGCCCTTCGCGGGTCTCCCCCGCTGTGACCTCGATCCCGTGGTCGGCACGGCCTTCATACATGCCGAAGAGCTCACCGGGGGCGGGAGAGTCGCCGTATTCCTGGCGCGCTCCGACATAATAGGTGCCGGCGCCGGCGAGTTGGAGCGCGTAGGCGCCATCCGCCGCGGTGGGAGGAGAAACCGCCGCCGGCCGCTGGTGCCCGATCACCCGGTCGGTATAGGCAAAGACGTGGACGCCAGCCACCGGCCGGCCTTCCCGATCGAGGACCCTGCCACTCAGCAGCGGTCCGCCGCTGTGGCCGAAGGTCTCATTGGCGCTGTTCCCCTTGACCTTCATGATCACCGGCAGTACAACCCGCAGCGTCCGGCCGGCCCGGGCCTCGATCGGATTGCCCGCAAAAACGCCGAGGAAATCCCCCTCAAGGATCGGCCCGACCCGGCCGCCACTGGCGCGCTTGCGCACCACCAGGTAATAACTGCTCTCCGGCAGGCCATCGAATGCGAACCCGCCGTCTTTCCCGGTCGGCGGCGCCATCCGGTAACCCTGCCCCTTGAGATCTTCGGCAGGGTCCAGGTAGAGTGAGACATAGGCATCCGCCAGTGGTTCGCCCCGATACAGTACCTGGCCGACGATCGCGGCGCTGTACGGATCGTCGTAGGGGGTAGTCGTGGGCGGGCTCACCGCCACCGCCTGCAGGCCCGCCCACACCGGCTCGCTACCAACGGCCAGCGGGTTGCGTCCGCAGAAGGCGAAGTAGTCCCCGGCGCTGCTGCGCGCAAAGAGGGCATAATCGCCGGGAGGAAGCTCCAGGTGGAAAAGGCCGTCGTCAGCGGTAGGCGGGCTCACCGCCAGCGGGGTGAGGCTCGGGTCGAGATCCCGATAGGCCGTAACCGTCATCCCGGCCAGGGGCTGATCGTCCAGAACCACCCGGCCGTCAACCGCCGTCCCCCAGCCGAGCCCGGGCCAGAGCAAGAAGATACCCAACAGGAGGTATTTCACCGCCCTGCCTCGACTGGCCCGACTCCGACCACCGGCGCCGTGAGCCAGGGCGCATAGCGGATAATGTCGAGGGTGTAGCTTTCCGGTCCAAAATCTTCGTAGGTCACGGTCGGCAGGTCGTTGCGGTCGTAAAAGATCTTCAGGTTGGCCTCCGTCCCGTCCCGCTCCATGCGGGCGGTATCTTCCCCCCACCAGTTTTCGCTGACATCCACCGTATCCGGGAAGGTGGTCGGAGCTTTCGCCAGCAGGGGATTCTGACTCTTGGCCTGGGCGGACTGCTTGGCCATCAGGCTCTTGGAGCCGGAGCGTTTTTCCCAGTCGGCACTCTGGTAAATCCCGAGCTTTACGGCTACCCGATTACCGAGAAAATTATTGTTCCGGACTTCCGGGTAGGAGGAATAGTCGCAGAAGATGGCGAGTTCGCTCTTCTCGATCCGATTATTGCGGATCACCGGGTTCGACTTGCGATTGTTGTAGATCGCCGTATCGTTTCCCTGAAACAGGTTATGTGAAACCAGCGG is a window encoding:
- a CDS encoding right-handed parallel beta-helix repeat-containing protein, whose protein sequence is MPTIISRLGIPFLLLMFLTGCLGPRPVLELGDAVISGTERWSGEVRIRGVVTVRKEGALEITPGTRVVFLPYDMDQDGIGDSELRVEGALSAVGTARHPILFTSGAARPAPADWKFIYCDFARSAELEHIISEYAYSGVQVHFCKARIVNSEFRYNVDGVRFSTVNIEVAGNDIHHNTYGIRYEERRSTGTVHHNRIDANDVGIFAVTRCANGVQFRDNDLAGNRSYHVKLGAEQRQDLSFPRNWWGATDPAAIAARFFDRRYDATLGAVTAPDPLAAPAGLSW
- a CDS encoding DUF3467 domain-containing protein yields the protein MADKKAAAVKLEIQLDDETAQGVYSNLALVNHTETEFTIDFIYVQPQLPKAKVRSRIITSPRHLRRLIGALQENLRRYEEQHGPVATEAPPAVDDAHYH